A section of the Mycoplasmopsis synoviae ATCC 25204 genome encodes:
- a CDS encoding alpha-ketoacid dehydrogenase subunit beta — protein sequence MSDKKITVNNIEALNDALFTAMRKDPKTVLFGEDAGFEGGVFRATQGLQAEFGPERVFDTPIAEAAIAGVAVGAAMAGLHPIIEMQFQGFSYASFQQMFTHAARIRNRSRGRFTSPLVLRMPMGGGVRALEHHSEAIEALFAHIPGIKVVMPAFPYDTKGLLLAAVNDPDPVVFLEPKKIYRAGKQEIPAGEYTVEIGKANVLKQGTDLTLVTYGAQVHAAIEAVQKLGDSVSVELIDLRTIKPLDLPTVVESVKKTGRLLVVHEAVRSFSVSSELMAAVNERAFEYLKAPLARLTGYDITVPLAKGEVYHAISADKIVDKVKEVTSFKF from the coding sequence ATGTCTGATAAAAAAATAACAGTTAATAACATCGAAGCATTAAACGACGCTTTATTTACTGCAATGCGTAAAGATCCAAAAACTGTTTTATTTGGAGAAGATGCAGGATTTGAAGGTGGAGTTTTTAGAGCAACACAAGGACTACAAGCTGAATTTGGACCAGAAAGAGTATTTGACACTCCTATTGCCGAAGCTGCTATTGCCGGAGTTGCAGTCGGAGCTGCTATGGCAGGGCTTCATCCAATTATCGAAATGCAATTCCAAGGGTTTTCATACGCTTCTTTCCAACAAATGTTTACTCACGCTGCAAGAATTAGAAACCGTTCAAGAGGAAGATTCACTTCGCCACTAGTTTTAAGAATGCCAATGGGTGGAGGAGTTAGAGCGCTAGAGCATCACTCTGAAGCTATCGAAGCTTTATTTGCTCACATTCCAGGGATTAAAGTAGTTATGCCAGCCTTTCCTTACGATACTAAAGGATTGCTATTGGCTGCAGTTAACGATCCAGATCCTGTCGTATTTTTAGAACCTAAAAAAATCTACCGTGCAGGTAAGCAAGAAATTCCAGCCGGAGAATATACCGTAGAAATCGGAAAAGCTAACGTTTTAAAACAAGGAACCGACCTTACTCTAGTTACCTATGGAGCGCAAGTGCATGCTGCTATTGAAGCCGTGCAAAAACTAGGAGATAGCGTTTCAGTAGAGCTAATCGATTTAAGAACCATTAAGCCGTTAGATTTACCTACTGTAGTTGAATCTGTGAAAAAAACTGGAAGACTTCTTGTAGTTCATGAAGCTGTTAGAAGCTTTTCGGTATCTTCAGAACTTATGGCAGCAGTTAACGAAAGAGCTTTTGAATACTTAAAAGCTCCTCTAGCAAGACTAACCGGATATGATATTACCGTGCCACTAGCTAAAGGGGAAGTATATCACGCTATATCTGCTGATAAAATCGTAGATAAAGTTAAAGAAGTTACTTCATTTAAATTTTAG
- the pdhA gene encoding pyruvate dehydrogenase (acetyl-transferring) E1 component subunit alpha, translating to MSTKYKYLVDKDGKDVVMTDPSKLIRVLDVNGNLIDKKYKPQLTDKQLVEGYKWMVLSRQQDTYMLQLQRQGRMLTFAPNLGEEALQVATAFALDKKKDWFLPAFRSNATMLALGVPMVNQMLYWNGNERGSKIPEGVNVTPINIVIGTQISQAAGVAFALKQNKTGGVALCFIGNGGTAEGEFYEGMNFASVRSWPAVFCVNNNQWAISTPNHLESISSTIAAKAVAAAVPGVVVDGNDLLASYDVIKEAVEFARKESRPVLVEFVTWRQGPHTTSDNPRVYRTETEEKEQEVWEPMHRIEKYLLDRKLLTKKEIEKIWADSLEVAKKTYEESVKLNEATLDEVFDYTYAELTPELKEQKQEALDFFKAHGGK from the coding sequence ATGTCAACAAAATACAAATATCTAGTTGATAAAGATGGTAAAGATGTCGTAATGACTGACCCATCTAAATTAATTCGTGTTTTAGATGTTAACGGTAATTTAATTGACAAAAAATATAAACCACAATTAACCGACAAACAATTAGTTGAAGGTTACAAATGAATGGTTTTATCTCGTCAACAAGATACTTACATGCTTCAACTACAAAGACAAGGAAGAATGCTTACCTTTGCTCCTAACTTAGGAGAAGAAGCTCTGCAAGTTGCTACCGCATTTGCTCTTGACAAGAAAAAAGATTGATTCCTACCAGCCTTTAGATCTAACGCTACCATGCTTGCTTTAGGCGTACCGATGGTAAATCAAATGTTATATTGAAACGGTAACGAAAGAGGTTCAAAAATTCCTGAAGGAGTTAATGTTACTCCTATTAATATCGTTATAGGAACTCAAATTTCACAAGCAGCCGGAGTTGCTTTTGCTTTAAAGCAAAATAAAACCGGTGGAGTTGCACTTTGCTTTATAGGTAATGGTGGTACCGCCGAAGGAGAATTCTACGAAGGAATGAACTTTGCTTCAGTTAGAAGCTGACCTGCTGTATTTTGCGTTAATAACAACCAATGAGCAATTTCAACACCAAATCATTTAGAAAGTATTTCATCAACTATTGCCGCTAAAGCAGTGGCAGCTGCTGTTCCAGGAGTGGTAGTAGATGGAAACGATCTATTAGCTAGCTATGACGTTATAAAAGAAGCTGTTGAATTTGCAAGAAAAGAATCTCGTCCTGTTTTAGTGGAATTTGTAACTTGAAGACAAGGCCCACATACTACATCAGATAACCCTAGAGTTTATAGAACAGAAACTGAAGAGAAAGAACAAGAAGTATGAGAACCAATGCACCGTATTGAAAAATACCTTCTTGATAGAAAGCTTCTTACCAAAAAAGAAATTGAAAAAATCTGAGCTGATTCTCTTGAAGTTGCTAAAAAAACCTATGAAGAATCTGTTAAATTAAACGAAGCTACTTTAGATGAAGTCTTCGATTACACATACGCAGAATTAACTCCAGAATTAAAAGAACAAAAACAAGAAGCTTTAGACTTCTTTAAAGCTCACGGAGGGAAATAA
- the gap gene encoding type I glyceraldehyde-3-phosphate dehydrogenase yields MKKKIAINGFGRIGRLVLRRMLETSLTDKVEVVAVNDLTDAKTLAHLLKYDTAFKKLQFSVEEKDSSLWVNGKEIKVFAEKDPSNLPWKDLGVDLVVESTGFFTKKDLASKHLEAGAKKVLISAPAGSDLPTVVYNVNHKTLKSSDTVISAASCTTNCLAPVVKVLVEEFGLKSGYMTTVHSYTADQKLQDAPHKDLRRARAAAENIVPTSTGAAKAIGLVVPQASNVLDGIAIRVPTLTGSLVDLSVRLEKSPSVEELNAAFKKAANESFKFETDEIVSSDIVNSHYGSVFDSKLTNFVESKDGRLYKLFAWYDNEMSYVSQLVRVLEYFVSL; encoded by the coding sequence ATGAAAAAGAAAATAGCTATTAATGGTTTTGGTAGAATTGGTCGTCTAGTATTACGTAGAATGCTAGAAACAAGCCTTACAGACAAAGTAGAAGTGGTAGCAGTTAATGATTTAACTGATGCTAAAACTCTAGCTCACCTGCTAAAATACGATACAGCTTTCAAAAAATTACAATTTTCAGTAGAAGAAAAAGATAGCTCACTATGAGTTAATGGAAAAGAAATTAAAGTTTTTGCTGAAAAAGATCCATCAAATTTACCATGAAAAGATCTAGGAGTAGATTTAGTAGTTGAATCAACTGGATTTTTCACTAAGAAAGACCTTGCATCTAAGCATTTAGAAGCCGGAGCTAAAAAAGTTTTAATTTCAGCGCCAGCAGGAAGCGATCTTCCTACTGTGGTTTATAACGTAAACCATAAAACTCTAAAAAGTAGTGATACCGTGATTTCTGCTGCATCATGTACTACAAACTGCCTTGCGCCTGTGGTAAAAGTTTTAGTTGAAGAATTCGGTCTAAAATCAGGATATATGACAACCGTTCACTCATATACTGCTGATCAAAAACTTCAAGATGCTCCACATAAAGATTTAAGAAGAGCGCGTGCTGCTGCTGAAAATATCGTTCCTACTTCAACTGGAGCTGCAAAAGCAATTGGCCTTGTAGTTCCTCAAGCATCTAACGTTTTAGATGGTATTGCTATTAGAGTTCCAACCTTAACTGGATCTTTAGTAGATTTAAGCGTTAGACTTGAAAAATCTCCTTCTGTAGAAGAGCTTAACGCTGCCTTTAAAAAAGCTGCTAATGAATCATTTAAATTTGAAACCGATGAAATAGTATCATCAGATATCGTTAACTCTCACTACGGATCAGTTTTTGATTCAAAACTAACAAACTTTGTTGAATCAAAAGACGGAAGATTATACAAACTATTCGCATGATACGATAACGAAATGTCATACGTATCGCAATTAGTTAGAGTTTTAGAATACTTCGTTTCTTTATAA
- a CDS encoding hemagglutinin, with product MLLIYWDGFMPKIVLEGFDSTWGRNSDNQDKIRAWFGDAANWVGLSDQLTKKLGAETFKNVKLTYKEVTFSTNAVKTPTVTFTVEAQDGYTLDNSANEISLVVRVLYNRGSENVIQLPRQGASSSAAPRGATVNDANVKAKVNVYLNYTDI from the coding sequence ATGTTACTAATATACTGAGACGGGTTTATGCCTAAAATTGTGCTTGAAGGTTTTGATTCAACATGAGGTAGAAATTCAGACAACCAAGATAAAATTAGAGCTTGATTTGGTGATGCAGCAAACTGAGTAGGACTATCAGATCAACTAACTAAAAAGCTTGGAGCAGAAACATTTAAAAACGTAAAGTTAACTTATAAAGAAGTTACCTTTAGTACTAATGCTGTTAAAACTCCAACTGTAACATTTACAGTTGAAGCACAAGATGGATACACTCTTGATAATTCAGCAAATGAAATTAGCCTTGTTGTTAGAGTCTTATATAACCGTGGAAGTGAAAACGTAATTCAACTTCCTAGACAAGGAGCTTCATCTTCAGCAGCACCTAGAGGAGCTACCGTTAATGATGCTAACGTAAAAGCAAAAGTTAATGTGTATTTAAACTACACCGACATTTAA
- a CDS encoding GA module-containing protein, whose protein sequence is MKNKKIKLLLAASAVAIAPAVIAISCGDQTPAPEPTPGNPNTDNPQNPNPGNPGTPGNPGTDNPQNPNPGNPGGGTVDPVEAAKTEAKTAIDASAELSDSVKEALKRQVEATTTEAEARDLKTKADALVSAVKALSGSVTKAKEVKEDAEYSKVTDTTHKTTLEEKYTAAAGFLTEDSKLKNLDASSNLDTTKATLESAKTALDAAVAAVKPDLDFQKTKTSAAAKVTELESLVNTALKTELEKQVDALTKDHATEATTMLENLTSLKDSLTSLQDLVSKGLVMQVDYPRNYYDADNKADFDAALLKASSVFPAFQWTAQSIMIPAPEGGALPNPRAWTKAREKSEFKLQNFVIAPAQAAATTAPTESGSGDGSGGGTSAAASATVRVAMSGEAEGEEEAAAEAETQLAAPSADLASTASYLKSLNDTLKAATDALNGDNPTTKTAYYKVDADRTLYWDGFMPKIVVQGYEADGEEKGKATHKEANQKKLEDWFAANQDKLSLVADQLTRKLGKDKFKNMVLSTPTITWDEVEFSNKGSNKVYLTPKVTFNLAAKEGYALAQDSATSVTLTIRVLYKDSNPEVNVFQTQGSSPSATPNGANTADHAKTIKDVNVYLNYTGPAIVLDQAVPAVGTAANTLINGTSNVTGAFNTAFRGLLFTKRLVNPLMQSVINYVNKFDPKFPAAFVTNSINGVTITKVQNTRELRPGTLDDLNGNNVFLQQIKGDTEAVYFAVTAIASNGWLNTFLIRIPLTKFVKPLSVFTAPVVTPPAEEATGGSQTQEARLQPAGYSNSDSSGSTEQTPPSTT, encoded by the coding sequence ATGAAAAATAAAAAAATTAAATTACTATTAGCAGCTAGTGCAGTGGCCATTGCTCCTGCTGTTATAGCAATTTCATGTGGTGATCAAACTCCAGCACCTGAACCAACACCTGGAAACCCAAATACTGATAATCCTCAAAACCCAAATCCAGGAAATCCAGGTACTCCAGGAAATCCAGGTACTGATAATCCTCAAAACCCAAATCCAGGAAACCCAGGAGGTGGTACAGTTGACCCTGTAGAGGCTGCTAAAACAGAAGCTAAAACCGCTATTGATGCTTCAGCAGAATTATCAGATTCAGTTAAAGAAGCATTAAAAAGACAAGTTGAAGCAACTACAACAGAAGCTGAAGCCAGAGATTTAAAAACTAAAGCAGACGCTCTTGTTTCAGCTGTAAAAGCATTAAGCGGATCGGTTACTAAAGCTAAGGAAGTTAAAGAAGATGCTGAATACTCAAAAGTAACAGATACTACTCATAAAACTACTTTAGAAGAAAAATACACAGCAGCAGCTGGTTTTCTAACAGAAGATTCAAAACTTAAAAACCTAGATGCTTCAAGTAATTTAGACACAACAAAAGCTACATTAGAATCTGCAAAAACAGCTCTAGATGCAGCAGTTGCAGCAGTTAAACCAGATCTTGACTTCCAAAAAACAAAAACTAGCGCTGCAGCTAAAGTTACAGAACTTGAATCTCTTGTTAATACAGCTTTAAAAACTGAACTAGAAAAACAAGTTGATGCTTTAACTAAAGATCACGCAACTGAAGCTACAACAATGTTAGAAAACCTAACATCATTAAAAGATTCTCTAACATCACTTCAAGATCTAGTTTCTAAAGGTCTTGTAATGCAAGTGGACTACCCAAGAAACTACTATGATGCAGATAACAAAGCAGATTTCGATGCAGCGCTACTTAAAGCTTCATCAGTGTTTCCTGCATTCCAATGAACAGCTCAATCAATTATGATTCCTGCTCCAGAAGGAGGCGCTTTACCAAACCCTAGAGCTTGAACCAAAGCTAGAGAAAAATCAGAATTCAAACTACAAAACTTCGTAATAGCTCCAGCTCAAGCAGCTGCTACAACAGCTCCAACAGAAAGTGGAAGCGGAGATGGAAGTGGAGGAGGAACATCAGCCGCAGCATCAGCTACAGTTAGAGTTGCAATGTCAGGAGAAGCAGAAGGTGAAGAAGAAGCTGCAGCAGAAGCAGAAACTCAACTAGCAGCTCCATCAGCTGATTTAGCATCAACAGCATCTTATCTAAAATCATTAAACGATACTTTAAAAGCAGCTACTGATGCACTTAACGGTGATAACCCTACAACCAAAACTGCTTACTATAAAGTTGACGCTGATCGTACACTATACTGAGACGGGTTTATGCCTAAAATAGTAGTGCAAGGTTATGAAGCAGATGGTGAAGAAAAAGGTAAAGCAACTCACAAAGAAGCAAATCAAAAAAAACTAGAAGATTGATTTGCAGCTAACCAAGATAAACTAAGTCTTGTAGCAGATCAGCTAACAAGAAAATTAGGAAAAGATAAATTCAAGAATATGGTTTTATCAACTCCTACTATCACTTGAGATGAAGTTGAATTTTCTAATAAAGGTTCTAATAAAGTTTATTTAACCCCAAAAGTTACTTTCAATCTGGCAGCTAAGGAAGGATATGCTTTAGCACAAGATTCAGCTACTAGCGTAACTCTTACTATAAGAGTTTTATACAAAGATTCAAATCCTGAAGTAAATGTGTTTCAAACTCAAGGGTCATCACCTTCAGCAACGCCAAATGGTGCAAATACAGCTGACCATGCTAAAACCATTAAAGATGTTAATGTTTACCTAAACTATACAGGACCTGCTATTGTTTTAGATCAAGCAGTTCCTGCAGTAGGTACTGCAGCTAATACTTTAATTAATGGTACTTCAAATGTTACAGGTGCATTTAACACCGCATTTAGAGGACTGCTATTTACTAAAAGACTAGTAAATCCTTTAATGCAGTCTGTAATTAACTACGTTAACAAATTTGACCCTAAATTTCCAGCTGCATTTGTAACAAATTCAATAAACGGAGTTACTATAACTAAAGTTCAAAACACAAGAGAGCTTAGACCAGGAACTTTAGACGATTTAAACGGTAACAACGTATTCTTACAACAAATAAAAGGTGATACTGAAGCAGTATACTTTGCAGTTACTGCAATAGCAAGCAATGGATGATTAAATACTTTCTTAATTAGAATTCCTTTAACTAAATTTGTTAAACCTTTAAGCGTATTTACAGCACCAGTAGTAACTCCTCCTGCAGAAGAAGCTACTGGAGGAAGTCAAACTCAAGAAGCAAGATTACAACCAGCTGGATATAGTAATTCAGATTCATCTGGATCTACAGAACAAACACCACCAAGTACAACTTAA
- a CDS encoding 2-oxo acid dehydrogenase subunit E2 has product MQVKSTPIARALAAKLGVDISQVKGSGFDGKVLYEDVKNFSPAAAATQPVAASASATAAPQVGAYSEAVKPIRKAIAKAMTNSWSNVAYTNLVHRVNMTKLWDLRSSIKDSLLKSEDVKITFLPFILKAVSVALKEFPLFSAKYNEAKSTLDFPGVINLGFAVDTEAGLMVPVIKNANALSVLDLAREVSRLASAARNKTIKPDDMKNAGFTVTNYGSVGSLWGVPVINYPELAILGVGAIQDEAFVEKGTLVAGKVMYLTVAADHRWIDGADVGRFASRVKQLLESPELLGVY; this is encoded by the coding sequence ATGCAAGTAAAATCAACACCTATTGCTCGTGCACTAGCTGCTAAACTTGGAGTAGATATTTCTCAAGTTAAAGGTAGCGGATTTGATGGAAAAGTTTTATATGAAGACGTTAAAAACTTTTCTCCTGCTGCCGCCGCAACTCAACCTGTAGCTGCTTCAGCTAGCGCAACTGCTGCACCTCAAGTTGGAGCTTATTCAGAAGCAGTAAAACCTATTAGAAAAGCAATCGCAAAAGCCATGACCAATTCATGAAGCAACGTGGCTTATACTAATTTAGTTCATAGAGTAAATATGACTAAATTATGAGATTTAAGATCATCTATTAAAGATTCACTTCTTAAATCAGAAGACGTTAAAATTACCTTTTTACCTTTTATTTTAAAAGCAGTTTCAGTTGCTTTAAAAGAATTTCCATTATTTAGCGCTAAATATAATGAAGCTAAATCAACTCTAGATTTTCCCGGAGTTATTAATTTAGGTTTTGCAGTAGATACCGAAGCTGGACTAATGGTTCCAGTTATTAAAAATGCTAATGCTTTATCAGTGCTAGATCTAGCTAGAGAAGTTTCAAGACTAGCTAGCGCTGCTAGAAATAAAACCATTAAGCCAGACGATATGAAAAACGCTGGCTTTACCGTTACTAACTATGGATCAGTTGGATCTCTATGAGGAGTTCCAGTTATAAATTACCCTGAATTAGCTATTTTAGGAGTTGGAGCTATTCAAGATGAGGCCTTTGTTGAAAAAGGAACACTAGTAGCTGGGAAAGTTATGTATCTAACAGTAGCAGCTGACCATAGATGAATCGATGGAGCTGACGTTGGAAGATTTGCTTCAAGAGTAAAACAATTATTAGAAAGTCCAGAATTATTGGGAGTATATTAA
- a CDS encoding GIY-YIG nuclease family protein — protein MDKKQELLSLLKNVPKKPGTYLWKDQFDNVIYVGKANNLHNRMNSYFKGNINSFKTYAMFENIYSFDYFIADSPKAALILEKKYIDQYRPKYNIMLLDDKQYPYLNIKIKDSLEIKQTYRVSKNSEFNIYYGPYPQSHLFKFVKILQRIFLYNQGLLIKDKPKMYWIEKFNTLKEILKFKNNDFNNLLKEKMLAAADNLNFEAAIEYQKALEFISQFKEKQIIEISKYKNYDVFSFEEKNESIAIFYMLYIYGVQNIFQRKIIENYDSLENIISNFLKEFYKNKALPDNIILDYKYKDLNLDLDFKSKIIFPQKGINHDLIKLANENNNSGYESYLNQKIILEQHKLNLWKNLASELFLDKLNSIFIFDNSHFNNSSPIGSCICYTKAEKNPHLYASFNHEKEQKELKIKSDIEYMYHSVYKYLKRNHLFITKDDIFILDGSSMQIKFAQKAILDFNKDFSANLEIKLFGLVKDKNHKTNLMINSKDEIIKISSESFLFLSKIQEEVDLFAKKRMQKNQINLTFKSRLIQIKGISYKTEEKLLKHFGTFANIYNASFEELQKVTNKSIAQKIKENLDIIARK, from the coding sequence ATGGATAAAAAACAAGAGCTATTATCTTTACTTAAAAATGTTCCAAAAAAACCAGGAACATATTTATGAAAAGATCAATTTGATAATGTAATTTATGTCGGTAAAGCTAATAATTTACATAATCGAATGAATTCATATTTTAAAGGAAATATAAATTCCTTTAAAACATATGCCATGTTTGAAAATATATATTCTTTTGACTATTTTATAGCCGATTCTCCTAAAGCTGCGCTTATTTTAGAAAAAAAATATATCGATCAATATCGGCCAAAATATAACATAATGCTTCTTGATGATAAGCAATATCCTTATTTAAATATTAAGATTAAAGATAGCCTAGAAATAAAACAAACTTATAGAGTTAGTAAAAATAGTGAATTTAATATCTACTATGGGCCATATCCACAAAGTCATTTATTTAAATTTGTAAAAATTTTGCAAAGAATCTTTTTATATAATCAAGGGCTTTTGATAAAAGACAAGCCAAAAATGTATTGAATTGAAAAATTTAACACCTTAAAAGAAATTTTAAAATTTAAAAACAATGACTTTAATAATTTATTAAAAGAAAAAATGCTAGCAGCCGCTGATAATTTAAATTTTGAAGCTGCAATTGAATATCAAAAAGCGCTAGAATTTATCAGTCAATTCAAAGAAAAACAAATAATTGAAATTTCTAAATATAAAAACTATGACGTATTTTCATTTGAAGAAAAAAATGAATCTATTGCTATTTTTTATATGCTTTATATTTATGGAGTTCAAAACATTTTCCAAAGAAAAATAATTGAAAATTATGATTCTTTAGAAAATATAATTTCTAATTTTTTAAAAGAATTTTACAAAAACAAAGCTCTTCCAGATAATATAATTCTTGACTATAAATACAAAGATTTAAATCTAGATTTAGATTTTAAATCTAAAATAATATTTCCTCAAAAAGGAATAAATCACGATTTAATCAAGCTAGCTAATGAAAATAACAACAGCGGTTATGAATCATATCTAAATCAAAAAATAATTTTGGAGCAACACAAGCTTAATTTATGAAAAAATTTAGCCTCTGAATTATTTTTAGATAAGCTCAATTCGATATTTATTTTTGATAATTCTCATTTTAATAATTCAAGCCCGATTGGAAGTTGCATTTGCTATACCAAAGCGGAAAAAAATCCGCATCTATATGCTTCTTTTAATCATGAAAAAGAGCAAAAAGAATTAAAAATTAAATCTGATATTGAATATATGTATCATAGCGTTTATAAATATCTAAAAAGAAATCATTTATTTATAACCAAAGATGATATTTTTATATTAGACGGTTCTTCTATGCAAATAAAATTTGCCCAAAAAGCAATTTTAGACTTCAACAAAGACTTTAGTGCTAATTTGGAAATAAAGCTTTTCGGCCTTGTAAAAGATAAAAATCATAAAACAAATTTAATGATTAATTCTAAAGATGAAATTATTAAAATTTCAAGTGAGAGTTTTTTATTTTTATCAAAAATTCAAGAAGAAGTTGATTTATTTGCCAAAAAAAGAATGCAAAAAAATCAAATAAATTTAACGTTTAAGTCACGGCTTATTCAAATCAAAGGAATTTCGTATAAGACCGAAGAAAAGCTCTTAAAGCATTTTGGAACCTTTGCAAATATCTATAATGCCAGCTTTGAAGAGCTGCAAAAAGTAACCAATAAATCAATTGCTCAAAAAATAAAAGAAAACCTGGATATTATCGCCAGAAAATAA
- a CDS encoding hemagglutinin — protein MLLIYWDGFMPKIVLDNFDSGWTNDLDNQNKIKAWFGEAENWEGLSDQLTKKLGTERFKNVVLSNPTISVETVTLSSGSVKFPKVTFRVAAKDGYQLASGEGTTTTLELKIRVLYSSSNPNTLLLPYQGASPSAAPAGSTPSNNAAVIRDVNVYMNYTGPNIELDADLPRVGEQENTSINGTLNVDGDFNTKFKKLLVNVVGESITQTSLLQAIINYVNKFDPKFPAEFVLKTNGVALTSVQSGTQLKIGSLNDFLYNNKGFLQQVNGDSSAVYFAVTAIASNNWLNTFLIRIPLTKFVKPVTAFMPAAPIAPAQQESQENTQTTQGSQQAPEGGSSTSGTG, from the coding sequence ATGTTACTAATATACTGAGACGGGTTTATGCCTAAAATTGTGCTAGATAATTTTGATTCAGGTTGAACAAATGATTTAGACAACCAAAATAAAATTAAAGCTTGATTTGGTGAAGCAGAAAACTGAGAAGGTTTATCTGATCAACTAACTAAAAAGCTTGGAACAGAAAGATTTAAAAACGTTGTTCTTTCAAATCCAACAATTAGTGTTGAAACCGTAACGCTTTCAAGTGGAAGCGTTAAATTTCCTAAGGTAACCTTTAGAGTGGCAGCTAAAGATGGTTACCAATTAGCAAGTGGAGAAGGAACAACAACTACCTTAGAATTAAAAATAAGGGTTTTATATAGCTCAAGTAATCCAAACACTCTTTTACTTCCATATCAAGGAGCTTCTCCTTCTGCAGCGCCAGCTGGTTCAACGCCATCTAATAATGCCGCAGTAATTAGAGACGTAAACGTTTATATGAACTACACCGGGCCAAATATTGAGTTAGATGCAGATCTACCAAGAGTAGGCGAACAAGAAAATACTTCAATTAACGGAACTTTAAATGTAGATGGTGACTTTAACACTAAATTCAAAAAATTATTAGTAAACGTAGTAGGGGAGAGTATCACTCAAACTTCATTATTACAAGCAATAATTAACTACGTTAATAAATTTGACCCTAAATTTCCAGCTGAATTTGTATTAAAAACAAACGGAGTTGCTTTAACTAGCGTTCAAAGCGGCACACAACTTAAAATAGGAAGTTTAAACGATTTCCTATACAATAACAAAGGATTCTTACAACAAGTTAATGGAGACTCAAGCGCAGTATATTTTGCAGTTACTGCAATAGCAAGCAATAATTGATTAAATACATTCTTAATTAGAATACCTTTAACTAAATTTGTTAAACCTGTTACTGCGTTTATGCCAGCTGCCCCTATAGCTCCAGCTCAACAAGAATCTCAAGAAAATACTCAAACAACACAAGGTTCACAACAAGCTCCAGAAGGTGGATCTTCAACATCAGGAACAGGTTAA